One Bacteroidales bacterium DNA window includes the following coding sequences:
- a CDS encoding protein-export chaperone SecB, which produces MKEGTKAQFQFKNFFIKRSLIEQGDGEPSTEFSIGFDPKAYIDTKQSNFQLHLGVKINDKNNVINIEVYSVANYQFDHQISKDLLNQYFYTNAPAILFPYIRAYISTLTNLSGYKPINLPTLNLTSLREDMEKNTTEVGAEEDDSYSQNK; this is translated from the coding sequence ATGAAAGAAGGAACCAAAGCACAGTTTCAATTTAAAAATTTCTTTATAAAACGATCTCTAATAGAACAAGGAGATGGGGAGCCATCCACCGAGTTTTCAATTGGATTTGACCCTAAAGCATATATTGACACCAAGCAATCGAATTTCCAACTGCATCTGGGGGTTAAAATAAATGATAAAAACAATGTCATCAATATAGAAGTTTATTCTGTCGCAAATTATCAATTTGATCATCAAATAAGCAAGGATCTCTTGAATCAATATTTTTATACCAATGCCCCGGCTATATTGTTCCCTTACATCAGAGCCTATATCTCTACCCTAACCAACTTATCCGGTTATAAACCCATAAACCTACCTACACTAAATTTAACAAGTTTAAGAGAAGATATGGAGAAGAACACTACTGAAGTTGGAGCGGAAGAAGATGACTCATACTCTCAGAATAAATAA